From a single Lytechinus variegatus isolate NC3 chromosome 9, Lvar_3.0, whole genome shotgun sequence genomic region:
- the LOC121421183 gene encoding uncharacterized protein K02A2.6-like, translating to MATSMPTLANFDVHSDPSSLFSRWQKWIRRFEGAMTGFGITDDGRKKALLLHYGGEDLDDVFQTLKPTDNTYTKAKEVLETYFQPKQNTMYETIIFRRERQQQGESIDQYCTRLRKLAERCNFTDAERELKTQIIEGCLSSQLRRKALEKDRGLEEILELARSISLSETRTKEVEHVGRAEANHLRTAAGKQKQSRSWGKAKPKPTPDHKQQCYHCGGSYPHAKKCPAKGMTCNAVCKSAEKSTKDQKKRVKGGGKANALTSVEDAEETSDSDYVFQLSSSDTDQPRATVCVNNTPVQALIDSGATVNVMSRKTYNLLSDCPKLNRNRHKVKIFSYGSNEPLPTIGTFKCTISFKDNTTTAIFHVVEGDSDTLLSCNTGIALRMIALTYAIPSATDLEDQYADLFKGLGKLKGTTCTLHVDPDVPPVTHQHRRVPFHVRKQTEKELDRLKKLDIIEPVQGESTPWVSSIQVVKKPNSENGIRICVDMRAPNRAIKRERHVTPTIDDIIQKVNGANIFSKLDLNAGYHQIELSEESRHLTVFSTHVGLFRYKRLNFGVNSAAEVFQHMIQTALQGLDGCLNISDDILIYANTPEEHHTRLHACLQRLRECNLTLGRKKCQFGKREIEFFGHVFSSDGVSPDPLKVQAIASAQDPTNVQEVRSLLGLVTYCNRFIPNLATLSAPLRDLTKDKVKWEWTSQHKRAMQEIRNSLSEQSINAFFDPEKSTQLIVDASPVGLGALLAQTTKDGKTSVIAFTSRSLTPVEQRYSQTEREALSITWAILHFHLYVYGSNFTVITDHRPLVSLFNNANSKPPTRIERWILKLQEYEFCVTYEPGKTNPADYLSRHPLPSTRTTSREEKAAEQHINFISAHAVPKMMSLQDIKDATKADESLNLCMEAIKSGSWEKVVKESRNDEIASLKSVKDDLTVNATSDLVLRNNRIVVPMVLRERIVDIAHEGHQGVVKTKQLLREKVWFPGIDRIVERKIKQCIPCQATSASNLRDPINMSELPSGPWVNVSIDFADLPSGEHLLVIVDDHSRYPVVEIVTSTSAKAVIPKLDRVFAMFGVSEVVRSDNGPPYNSIEFAKFAHYLGFSHRKITPRWPRANGEVERLMRTLKKVIRTAVAESKSWKQELYRFLRNYRATPHATTSEAPATLMFGRPLRTRLPEVPRQVENSRVRDRDSQNKSRMKRNAERHMKMRQTPLKCGDKVLVKRDGYVDKFTTPFDPKPFVVVSTKGSMITARRGKQTITRNASFFKVLDMSLVVDNTDSDFDCSDNEQDNEQMPDIPRRNPIRERRRPRRYDDFV from the exons ATGGCGACATCAATGCCCACGCTGGCCAATTTTGATGTCCACTCCGACCCTTCCTCGCTATTTTCTCGCTGGCAGAAATGGATTAGGAGGTTTGAAGGTGCTATGACAGGGTTTGGCATCACAGATGATGGCAGGAAGAAGGCGTTACTTCTACACTACGGGGGAGAAGACCTGGACGATGTCTTCCAGACTCTCAAACCCACTGACAACACATATACCAAGGCCAAAGAGGTGTTGGAAACGTACTTCCAACCAAAGCAGAACACCATGTATGAAACAATAATTTTCAGAAGGGAACGTCAGCAGCAGGGAGAGAGCATTGATCAATACTGCACTCGGTTGAGAAAACTAGCAGAGCGATGCAATTTCACGGATGCCGAGCGGGAACTCAAAACCCAAATCATCGAGGGTTGCCTGTCCAGTCAGCTTCGGAGGAAGGCGCTGGAGAAAGATCGCGGGCTGGAAGAGATACTCGAACTAGCACGATCCATCTCACTATCGGAAACCCGCACAAAGGAGGTTGAGCATGTAGGACGTGCAGAAGCTAATCACCTCCGTACAGCTGCAGGAAAGCAGAAGCAGAGTCGCTCATGGGGCAAGGCCAAGCCCAAACCTACTCCTGATCATAAGCAACAATGCTATCACTGTGGCGGGAGCTATCCGCATGCCAAGAAGTGTCCTGCAAAAGGAATGACCTGCAACGCAG TCTGCAAATCTGCCGAGAAATCTACAAAAGACCAGAAAAAGAGGGTGAAAGGCGGAGGCAAGGCTAATGCGCTAACATCTGTAGAGGATGCAGAGGAGACCAGTGATAGTGACTATGTCTTCCAACTCTCTTCATCGGATACTGACCAGCCTCGAGCTACAGTTTGCGTAAACAACACTCCAGTTCAAGCTCTCATCGACTCGGGCGCAACTGTCAACGTCATGAGCAGAAAAACATACAATCTGCTATCTGACTGCCCGAAACTTAACAGGAATCGACACAAGGTGAAAATATTTTCCTATGGAAGCAATGAACCGCTGCCAACAATTGGCACATTCAAGTGCACGATCAGCTTCAAAGATAACACGACCACTGCTATTTTCCATGTCGTTGAAGGGGACAGCGACACCCTTCTGAGCTGCAATACGGGAATTGCACTTCGCATGATTGCACTTACATATGCGATTCCATCTGCCACTGATCTGGAGGACCAGTATGCCGATCTCTTCAAAGGACTCGGTAAGCTGAAAGGAACCACATGTACGCTGCATGTAGACCCAGATGTCCCCCCAGTTACTCACCAACATCGCCGCGTACCTTTTCATGTAAGGAAGCAGACAGAGAAAGAGCTTGATCGTCTCAAGAAGCTTGACATCATCGAGCCAGTACAAGGTGAGTCCACTCCCTGGGTATCATCCATCCAGGTTGTGAAAAAGCCTAACAGTGAGAATGGTATTCGGATCTGCGTTGACATGCGTGCCCCTAATCGTGCAATTAAGCGGGAAAGGCATGTCACACCTACCATTGATGACATTATCCAGAAGGTGAATGGCGCAAATATCTTCAGCAAACTGGATTTGAACGCAGGCTATCACCAGATAGAACTATCGGAGGAATCAAGACACCTGACAGTGTTTTCTACGCACGTCGGTCTTTTCCGATACAAAAGACTGAACTTTGGAGTAAACTCAGCTGCTGAGGTGTTTCAGCACATGATCCAGACTGCCCTGCAAGGACTTGATGGATGCCTGAATATCAGTGATGATATTCTGATCTACGCTAACACGCCAGAAGAGCATCATACGCGCCTACATGCCTGCCTACAACGACTGAGAGAATGCAACCTGACACTAGGCAGAAAGAAGTGTCAGTTTGGCAAGCGTGAGATCGAGTTCTTCGGACATGTTTTCTCCAGTGATGGTGTCTCACCTGATCCGCTGAAAGTCCAGGCCATCGCTTCTGCGCAAGACCCCACTAATGTGCAGGAAGTGCGGAGTCTTCTCGGACTTGTAACCTATTGTAACAGATTTATCCCAAATCTGGCTACACTCTCCGCTCCACTTCGTGATCTCACAAAGGACAAGGTGAAGTGGGAATGGACTTCGCAACACAAGCGAGCAATGCAGGAGATTAGAAATAGCCTTTCGGAGCAATCCATAAATGCGTTCTTTGATCCCGAAAAGTCGACGCAGCTGATCGTCGACGCGAGTCCAGTAGGTCTTGGTGCGCTACTTGCACAGACAACCAAGGATGGAAAAACATCGGTGATCGCATTCACGAGCAGATCCCTGACACCCGTTGAGCAACGCTATTCGCAGACGGAAAGAGAAGCTCTTTCCATCACATGGGCGATTCTTCACTTTCATCTCTACGTGTATGGCAGTAATTTCACGGTGATTACTGACCATCGTCCGCTCGTTAGTCTCTTCAATAACGCGAATAGTAAGCCACCAACGCGTATTGAGCGCTGGATCTTGAAGTTGCAGGAATATGAATTCTGTGTCACCTACGAGCCGGGCAAGACAAATCCGGCCGATTATCTCTCGCGACACCCGCTACCGTCCACGCGAACCACTAGCCGCGAGGAGAAGGCTGCTGAGCAGCATATCAATTTCATCAGTGCGCATGCGGTGCCAAAAATGATGTCTCTGCAAGACATCAAGGATGCAACCAAAGCTGATGAAAGTCTCAATTTATGCATGGAAGCGATCAAATCAGGCTCATGGGAAAAGGTTGTGAAAGAATCGCGTAATGATGAAATCGCTAGCCTGAAATCTGTAAAAGATGATCTCACAGTAAACGCGACCTCTGATCTCGTTCTACGCAATAATCGCATTGTGGTTCCAATGGTGCTAAGAGAGCGTATTGTTGATATCGCGCATGAAGGTCACCAGGGAGTTGTTAAGACGAAACAGCTCCTTCGAGAAAAGGTTTGGTTTCCTGGAATCGACCGCATAGTTGAAAGGAAAATCAAGCAGTGTATTCCTTGTCAAGCCACATCCGCGTCCAATCTTCGTGACCCAATTAATATGTCTGAGTTACCTTCCGGTCCATGGGTCAATGTGAGCATAGATTTCGCAGATCTGCCCAGCGGAGAGCATTTACTCGTCATCGTGGATGACCACAGCAGATATCCCGTTGTAGAAATCGTAACTTCCACGTCGGCGAAAGCGGTTATCCCGAAGCTAGATCGCGTGTTTGCCATGTTTGGAGTCTCAGAAGTTGTCAGAAGCGACAATGGACCTCCATACAATAGCATAGAATTTGCAAAATTCGCACACTATCTCGGATTCTCTCACAGGAAAATTACACCCCGCTGGCCGAGAGCCAATGGCGAAGTTGAACGCCTGATGCGTACCCTGAAGAAGGTCATCCGCACAGCTGTCGCTGAGAGCAAATCGTGGAAACAGGAGTTATACCGGTTTCTTCGAAACTACAGAGCTACCCCGCATGCAACCACTAGCGAAGCACCAGCGACACTGATGTTTGGCCGTCCACTGCGTACGCGTCTCCCCGAAGTTCCGCGTCAAGTTGAAAATTCACGCGTTCGTGATCGCGACAGTCAGAATAAATCGCGAATGAAGCGAAACGCGGAGCGACACATGAAGATGCGCCAGACGCCACTCAAATGTGGTGACAAAGTCCTTGTCAAGCGTGATGGCTACGTCGACAAGTTCACGACCCCTTTTGACCCTAAGCCTTTTGTCGTTGTCAGCACCAAAGGATCCATGATCACTGCACGTCGTGGAAAGCAAACAATAACTCGAAATGCTTCTTTCTTTAAGGTGCTAGATATGTCTCTAGTTGTGGATAACACTGACTCTGACTTTGACTGCTCTGACAATGAACAAGACAATGAGCAAATGCCTGACATTCCACGGAGAAATCCAATCCGTGAACGCAGACGCCCTAGGCGTTACGATGATTTTGTCTAG